The nucleotide window GGTGGAGAACTCTTCGTTGCGGCGGCGATTGAAGTCCTCTTGGAATTCACGGCGTTTACGCTGCAGATCGGAATCCATGTCCTGCAACTGGCGCTGGCGTTTGATGCGCTCGGATTCTGATAATACAGGGGCGTCCTTATCGAGCTTCTGGGCTTGGTTGCGCAGACTATCAGCCAGTTTTTGCAGATCCTGATCGCGCTTTTTGAATTCGGCTTCGATTTTGGCCTGCGCTGCCTTGGCGGGCTTTGAATCGCGCAAAATGCGTTCAGTGCTGACAAAACCAATTTTGGTCGCCTGAGCATAGACCGGAGCGACGAACAGCGTTCCCAGGCCGATGGCAGCAGCCACGGCCAGCGCACGGTGACCCGATACGGCGCGCTGCGCCAAAGTTGAAACATTCAAACCTGAAAGAGCCATGATGACAAAACCACCTGCGAGTGAACGCTGCAATAAAAACGATTATTGTGCCATTAAATTGGCAGAATCAGAAACCCGTGCCAATCTGGAATTGAAACATTTGCTTCTGGTCGCCTTCTTTCGAATTGAGGGGCCGGGCAACCGATAACTGCAAGGGTCCCAATGGAGATTCCCAGGACAGCCCGATACCGGCGGAGTATTTCCAACCGCAGGGATCAGCCACACGATTATCCTGACCTTGCGGGCAACCTGAATTATCCGTGGTGGTGACCTGGCCTACGTCGGAGAACAGGAACCAACGCAGGGTGCGGTCTCTGGAGGCGCCAGGGAAAGGCATGTACAACTGGACATTGCCGACAATGCGCCGTGAGCCCCCCAGGAAGGTATCGGTCAAGGTATCGCGAGGCCCCAGTGAGGCACCTTCGTAGCCGCGCACCGAGCCGATGCCCCCAGCATACATGTTTTTGATCACCGGGAAGGGCTTGCTGTCGCCGCCGTAGGTTTTGGCCCAATCGACCTGACCATTCAGTGCCAGCGTGAAGGCACGCCCCAGCGGCAGGAAATACTGCTGTTGACCGGAGAGCTTGTAGTAGCGCAGGTCCAGCGTGGAAATATCCGCTGCCAGGCGCGTATAGCCACCCTTGTGCGGCGCCATGGCGTTATCGCGGGTGTCCTTGGCCCAGCCTATGCTGAAAATACCCGCATTCGTTGTTTCGCCATATTCGCGGACAAAGTTCTGATACGCCAGCGGGGCGGGGTTGTTATCCAGATTGGTCCCCATCACCATGTCGCGCAGAGAGTTCCGCTCTAGGGTAAATCCGGCGAAGACACGATCAACCTCGGAGATAGGCACCCCGAAGTTAAGCCCTAAACCCATGGATTCATTGGAGTACCAGCCCAAGGAGCCACTGTCCGACACATCGTAAGGTGTCAGTCGACGGTAGTAGATCGAGGTGGTTTTGCTGATGCCGTCCTGCGTCCAATAGGGATTGGTGTGCGAGATGATTGCCGCACGGTTGGTCTTGCTGGTATTGATATTCAATGCCAGGGAGTTGCCACTGCCAAAGGCGTTGTCCTGGCTGATCCCGGCGGACAGCATGAGCTTGTCGGTGGTGCCGTACCCTACCCCCAGGTTAATCATGCCGGTGGGCTTTTCTTTGACATTGATATTGACATCGACCTCGTCGGGCGAGCCCGGAATCGGATCGGTCTTGACGTCCAGTTCGCTGAAATATCCCAGGCGGTCAATGCGCTCCTTTGAAGCCTGGATACTGGAGGAGTCGTACCAGGCGGCTTCTTGCTGGCGCATTTCGCGGCGCACGACTTCGTCGCGCGTGCGGGTATTGCCCCCGACATTGATGCGGCGCACATAAACACGGCGACCGGGATCAACATAAAACGTCAGTTGGGCCACATGGGTGTCGCGATCCAACGAGGGGCTGGGGTTGACGTTGGCAAAGGCATAGCCCAGCGATCCCAGATAATCATTGATGGATTTGGCAACCGCGTTGGTCTTTTCAGCCGAGAAAGTTTCGCCTTCCTTGATGGTCAGCAAGGGCTGCAGATTATCCTGCAGGCCCAGCAAATCGCCGGCCAGATCCACCTGACCCAGCGTATAGGGCTCGCCCTCGTGCAAAGAGAAGGTCAGGTAGATGTGCTTGCGATCCGGGGATATCGTGACCTGGGGCGGCTCCATGGAGAATTCCAGATAGCCGTTGTTCAGGTAGTAGGATCGGATGCGCTCGACGTCGCCTTCGAGTTTTTCGCGAGAATATTTATCGGTACCGGTATACCACGTCATCATGCCGCCGGTGGTGAGCTCCATCTGGTCTTCGAGCGTACCGGCGGAAAAAGCCTTGTTGCCGATAAAGTCGATGCGCTCGATGGTGGCGACCCCGCCTTCGAAGATGTCAAAGCTGACGCCGACGCGATTGCGCGGCAGGGGCGTGATGACTGGGTTGACCTGGACGCCGTATTTGCCCTTGGCCAAGTATTGCTGCTTCAGTTCGAAGACAGCGCGATCCAGCATGGCCTGGTCAAACACGCGCCCCTGACCAAAACCCACCTGTGCCAGGGACTTGGTCAGCGCTTTGGCGTCGAACTCACGCATGCCATTGAAGGTAATGGCAGCGATCGTAGGACGTTCGGCGACCGATACCACCAGCACATTGCCGCGCGCATCGATCTTCACATCACTGAAAAACCCAGTCGAATAGAGCTTCTGGATGGCAGTAGCGGCCTCTGCCTCGGTGAAGGTCTGGCCGACCTTGACGGGCAGGTAAGTGAAAATCGTACCGGGATCAACCCGCTCGACGCCCTGGACCTGGATATCCTGCACGACAAAAGGCGTGAATGCCGCCGCCATGGCAGGGGCCAGCAGCGCCGCCAGCACCATGGGAATGGCACGCTTGATGAGACGAGAGTTCCGAAGAGACGACATCCTGGCAATCCTTTTCAGCCGTAGCAGGGTCAAGAGACAAGTAATGCGCGATTGTAAGTCACAACGCGATCACCTGAAAAGCCGTGAAAAATCATTGAACAAGGCAAGAAACATCAGGGCGAGCACAAGACTCATGCCCAAACGCGTTGCGTGGTCACGCACGTGTTCAGGAACAGGCCTGCCGCCGCGCAGGGCCTCGATCAGGTAGAACAGCAAATGCCCACCATCCAGCATGGGAATCGGCAGCAGATTCAGGACGCCGATGCTGATGCTGATCAGCGCCAAGAAGCGCAAATAGGCCTCCAGGCCGATGCGGGCGGTCTGGCCTGCATATTCGGCAATCGTGACTGGCCCGCTGATATTACGCCATGAGACTGCTCCCATGATCATCTGGCCCATCATGCGCACAGAAAAAAGACTCATGTCCAGCGTATTGCTCAGACCAGTCCACAGGCTATCCAGCGGCCCCAGGCGCACCAGCACCATGGGTCGATAGGCCATGATTTGTGCGCCAATGCGGCCGATGGGCTGATTTGCCTCCAGCACGACGGCGGGGGTGATGGTCAGATCAAAGCGGGCGGATTGCCGCTGAACAGACAAGATGAGCGGCTGCTCTGGATGCTGCTGGATGGTCTGCACCAAGTCCTGCACAGAGGCCTGCGGCTGGCCATCGACCGCCAGAATGATGTCGTCAGGCTGCAGGCCAGCGGCCTGGGCTGCCCCACCGGGGGTCAGCTCGCCCACCTGTGGCTGCGCCGACTGCAGAATCAGGCCGGCCTCGGCCAAAGGATCAATGCCTTCAGAATCGGGCAACTGGCTGCGCAGATTCAGGGTCAGGTGCCGTGTATCCTGGCGCGGCCCCACCAGGGCCAGGTCCACTTGACCGCCTGCGGTGATCGGCCCCAGCAACTGCCAGCGCGCTTGGGGCCAGGATGCCACGGCCTGCCCATCGACGGCGGCCAGCGTATCGCCCGCCTGGATGCCTGCCAAGGCCGCCGGGGTATTGGCCGCCGGCGCGCCCAAGATCGCGAGTGGCTGCTGGGTGCCCCAGAGGTTGAGTACCGTGTAGATCAAGGCGGCCAGCAGCAGATTGGCGATGGGGCCGGCGGCCACGACGGCCACGCGGCGCGACAAAGGTTGGTTGTTGAATGCAGCCCGGCGCATCGCCTCGTCCGCCCCAGCGGGCGCATCATCCAGCATCTTGACGTAGCCGCCCAAGGGAATGGCCGACAAGGCCCACTCGGTGCCATGCCTATCCTGGCGGCGCAACAATACCGGCCCAAAACCAACGGAAAAGCGTAAAACCCGGACGCCGCAGCGCCGCGCCACCCAGTAATGGCCGAATTCATGAAAAGTGACCAGAAGGCCGAGGGCGACAATAAAAGCGGTTAAGGTCAGCAGCATCGTGTATGAATTCAGGCAAACTGGCAGTAGCCTGCCGCCGTGCGCCGGGTACGGGCATCCAGATACAGAACCTCGTCCAGCGATGATGGGATGGAGGAATCCAGGCGCGCGGACTCATTCAGGCAGTGCGCAATAATCTCTGGAATCTGCGTATAGCGGATCTTGCCTTGCAAAAAACCCGCCACGGCGATTTCATTGGCCGCATTCAGGGCAATGCAAGCCCCCTGCCCCTGCTTCAAGGCGTCCAGCGATAGACCCAGACACGGAAAGCGCTGCAAATCCGGGGTTTCAAAATCCAAATGTCCCAGGCGGGTCAGTTCCAGCAGGCCGACTCCGCTGTCAATCCGATCCGGATAGGCCAGACCATAGGCAATGGGGGTGCGCATATCCGGCTGCCCCAGCTGCGCCAAAATGGACCCATCCGTGTATTCGACCATAGAGTGAACGACACTCTGAGGGTGTATGACGACCTGGATGCGTTCCATTGGCATGGCAAACAGCCAGTGCGCCTCGATGACCTCCAGGCCTTTATTCAGCATGGTGGCCGAATCCACCGAAATTTTTCGTCCCATGCGCCAATTGGGATGGGCACAGGCCTGATCGGGCGTCACGTGTTCCAGCTGATCCAGTGCCGTGCGGCGAAACGGCCCGCCCGACGCCGTCAGCAGCAATCGGCGCACCCCGGGGGCGGGCTGGGTCGGCGCATGGGCGCGTTCGGCTGACTGGGGCAGGCATTGGAAAATGGCATTGTGTTCGCTGTCGATCGGCAGCAATTCGGCGCCATGGTTGCGTACCGCCTGCATGAACAGGCCCCCTGCCGCCACCAGGGCTTCTTTGTTGGCCAGCAACACGCGCTTGCCGGCGCGGGCCGCAGCCAGCGCGCCAGGCAGGCCGGCAGCCCCCACAATGGCCGCCATGACCGCCGTGACGTCGGGATCTGCCGCCGTATCCGCCAAGGCCTGCGCCCCCACCCGGATTTCAGGCACGGGTCGGCCAGCGGGCCAGGCGGCGAGAAACCGCTGACGTGCAGCGTCATCGGGCACCACGACCACGCGGGCAGCGTGCCGGACAGCCTGGGCGGCCAGGGTTTCGATGCGGCTATGCGCGGTCAAAGCATGGACCTTCAGGCGCTCTGGATGCCTGGCCACGACATCCAGCGTGCTGACCCCAATGGAGCCTGTCGATCCTAAAATACAGAGGTGTTGCACAGCAGACATGGCTTATCCGAATATCAGCAAAAGAACAGCAGCCGGCGCCACGGGCAAGACGGCATCGATGCGATCGTATACCCCACCGTGCCCAGGCAACAACTGGCTGGAGTCCTTGACCCCGGCACGCCTTTTGAGGAGAGACTCAAAGAGATCACCGATAATGGACCAGGCAGCCAACACCAGGCCGACCACAATCAGGCCCGACCAACCCAGGCGCGGCAGCAGCAAGGCGCCATAGCTATCGGGCCACCAGGCCGCACAGGCCAGCAGCCACAGGGTCGCAAAGATCACCCCGCCCACTGCACCTTCCCAGCTTTTGCCGGGGCTTACCTTAGGAGCAAGCTTATGGCGCCCCAGGCTGCGACCCACGAAATAAGCAGCAATATCCGCACACCAGATCAGCGCCCAGAGGGAAATCAGCGCGGCTGCGCCGTGCTGGACAAATAACCAGGCCAAGGCATACCAAGTGGCCACCAGAGTGACCAGCCCGGCCAGCGCCAAGCCTATAGTAGGGCAATGCGCAGGGACTTGGGCGCGCAGCACCATGAACGGCGCGGCCAGCAGCCAGAACAGCAGTGCCAATGGCAGGATCAAGGTATTGGAAAGGGTCATCAGCCCAGGCTGGCCATCCACCAATAATCGCGATGCGACGCCCAGCACACAAACCACCAGCACGGCGCCTGCATTGCGCGCCAAAGCGTTGGCCCACACCAGACGCCACCATTCCCATAGCGCGCAGCCTGTCATGATGCCCAGCAGCGCCAGCATGGGCCAGGGTGTAGACGCCGTCACGGCGGCAGCGACGATCAGTAAAAGAACGATCGCAGTCAGAATGCGTTGACGCAGCATGTAATCCCCTGTCAAGCCGGGCTGCGCAGCTGTTCGCTGGTGCGCCCGAAACGGCGTTCGCGATCTCGATACCAAGCAAAGGCCTGGTCGATTTCAACTGCGCCGAAGTCCGGCCAAAAACAATCGGTGAAATAGAGTTCGGCGTAAGCCAGTTGCCAGATCAGGAAATTGGAAATGCGCTGTTCGCCACCGGTCCGAATAAAGAGATCCGGCTCTGGGGCGTAGGCCATGGCCAGCCTGGAAGTCAGGGCAGCCTCGTCCAGGTGTTCTGGATGCGCTGATAATTCGGGGTGATCCCTGAGTAATGCCTGAGCAGCCTGGAGAATATCCCAGCGGCCCCCGTAGTTTGCTGCAATGGTCAAGGTCAGCGTGGTTTGCCCGGCAGTCTTGCGCTCGGCCTCGCGGATCAGATCCTGAAGCTTCGCATCAAAGGCACTGAGGTCGCCGACGATGCGCAGGCACACCCCCTGAGCGATGAGTTTGTCGACTTCTTTTTCCAGGGTGCGGATAAAGAGCCGCATCAGCACCGAGACTTCGTGGGCCGGCCGCCGCCAGTTTTCCGAACTGAAGGCAAACAGCGTGAGATACCGAACCCCCCGATGTCCGCAGGCCTCGACTGCGCGCCGCACGGCTTGTACGCCGCGCACATGACCTGCCGTGCGGGGCAAGTGACGTTTGGTGGCCCAGCGTCCGTTGCCATCCATGATGATGGCAACGTGGCAGGGAACCTGTCCGGTCTGGGGAATGCTCAGGGTTGAGCTGGTTTGGACCATGCGGTGCGAGATTGGAGGGACTGACGGTCAGACCGTCATGATCTCGGCTTCTTTTTGGGCGATGATCTTATCGATGTCCGCCACGTAGCGGTCTGTCAGCTTCTGAATTTCATCCTGGGCGCGACGATCATCGTCCTCGGAGATTTCCTTGTCCTTGAGCAGTTTTTTAAGCGTGTCATTGGCATCGCGGCGCAAGTTACGCACGGCGACCTTGGTGTCCTCGCCTTCGCCCCGCACGACTTTGGTCAGGTCGCGGCGGCGTTCTTCGGTGAGGGCTGGCATCGGCACCCGGATATTGTCACCCATGGCGATGGGGTTAAGACCCAGGTCGGATTCGCGGATGGCCTTGTCGACAGCGGCGGCCATGGTTTTTTCCCAGACCTGCACACTGAGGGTGCGGGCGTCCATGACAGAGACATTGGCGACCTGACTGATCGGTACGGGCGAACCATAGTATTCGACCTGGACATGGTCCAGAATTCCCGCATGGGCGCGGCCCGTGCGGATCTTGCCAAGACTGGTCTTCAGAGATTCGATGGACTTACCCATGCGCTCGTCGGTCGAGCTGCGTACATCGGAAAGAGACATGACGGTTTCCTATACCTGAACCAGAGTGCCCTCGTCGTCGCCGCAGACAACACGGCGCAGGGCACCAGGTTTATTGATCGAAAAGACCTTGATCGGGAGTTTCTGGTCGCGGCACAGCGCAAAGGCGGTGGCATCCATGACCTCGAGGCGACGGACGATCGCCTCGTCGAAACTGATACGTGAATAGCGTGTGGCGTTCGGGTCTTTGTTGGGGTCTGCGCTGTAGATGCCATCGACCTTGGTGGCCTTCAGGACGATTTCCGCCCCGATCTCGGCGCCGCGCAAAGCCGCTGCGGTATCCGTCGTGAAAAACGGATTGCCGGTACCCGCTGCAAACACCACGACCTTGCCTTCCTCGAGGTAGCGCAGGGCCTTGGGGCGAATGTAGCGTTCGACCACCTGATCAATGTTCAAGGCTGATTGCACTCGGGTATCAACACCATGATTTTTCAGCGCGTCTTGCAGGGCCAGAGCATTCATGACGGTGGCCAGCATGCCCATGTAATCGGCAGTGGCGCGGTCCATGCCCTGAGCGCCAGGTGCTACGCCACGAAAAATGTTGCCTCCGCCGATCACCACGGCCAGCTGCACCCCCAAAGACACAATGCCGTGGATTTCCTCGGTCATGCGTAGGATGGTTGCGCGGTTGATGCCGTAGGCATCCCCCCCCATCAGGGCCTCTCCGGATAATTTCAGGAGGACGCGCTTATAGGCTGGATTTGACATGCACCAGGTTCCTGGAAAGGCAATAAATATTAAAACGGCGGGCTTTGACGTGAAACGGCACCGCGCACACGGCGCGATGCCATCGTACCTGAATCAAAGAAAATCAGGAACCGCTGGCAGCAGCGGCGACTTCAGCAGCGAAGTCTTCTGATTTCTTTTCGATGCCCTCGCCCACCACGAACAAGACATAACGATTGATGCGGGCGCTTTTTTCCTTCAGCATCTGCTCGACCGACTGCTTGTCGTTCTTGACAAAGGGCTGGGACAGCAGCGTGACTTCCTTGAGGAATTTCTGCACCGCGCCATCCACCATCTTGGTGACGATTTCAGCGGGCTTGCCCGATTCTTCGGCCTTTTGTTCGGCCACGGAACGCTCGGCGGCGATCAGTGCGGGATCCACACCCCCCGCATCCAAGGCACGCGGCTTGGTGGCGGCGATGTGCATGGCCAAGTCTTTACCGACTTCGTCGGCGCCGGCAAAATCAACCAGCACGCCAATGCGACCACCGTGCACATAGCTGTTCAGGCCATCGACGGTCTCGAAACGCTGAAAACGGCGCACGGACATATTTTCACCGATTTTGCCAACCAGCGCGGCGCGCGTGCTCTCGACAGTGCCATCGCCCAGTGCGCAGGCGCTCAGGGCGGCGATGTCAGCCGGATTCTGTTCGGCAACCAAGCGGGCGAGTTCATTGACAAAGCCGATGAAGTCGTCGTTCTTGGCGACAAAGTCGGTTTCGCAGTTGACTTCGACGAGGGCACCGAGCTTGCCGTCAGCGGCAATATGCAGGCCGACCAGGCCTTCGGCCGTGACGCGGCTGGCTGCCTTCGAGGCCTTGCTGCCGAGCTTGACGCGCAGCAGTTCTTCGGCACGGGCCAGATCGCCATCCGATTCCGTCAAGGCTTTCTTGCATTCCATCATCGGCGCGTCGGTCTTTTCGCGCAGTTCTTTGACCATGGCAGCGGTAATTTGAGCCATTAGATTCTCCTGTTCGATCAATGCAGATACCGGCGCATGCCGGTATCGAACTACCAGCCCGCAAGGGCTGGCCTAGGCGGCATGAAAGAGGAATTAATCCTCTTGGTGGTCTTGTTCGACCTCAATGAATTCTTCGCCCTCGGCGAGTTCTTCGACCAGGCCATTGATGCTTTGTTCGCGGCCAGCCAGCACGGCATCCGCCATGCCGCGAGCGTACAGCGCGATGGCCTTGCTGGAGTCATCATTGCCAGGAATGACATAATCGATGCCTTCGGGCGAGTGGTTGGTATCCACCACGCCAATCACCGGAATACCCAGGGTATGGGCTTCAGCCACGGCAATCTTGTGGTAGCCGACGTCAATCACAAACAGCGCTTCGGGCAAGGTGTTCATGTCCTTGATGCCGCCGATGGATTTATTCAGCTTGGCGAGTTCACGTTCGAACATGAGGGTTTCTTTTTTGCTCATGTGCTCGGTGACGCCTTCAGCCTGCTGGGCTTCCATTTCCTTGAGGCGCTTGATGGAGGCTTTGACGGTCTTGAAGTTCGTCATCATGCCGCCCAGCCAACGGCTGTCGACATAAGGCATGCCGCAGCGCTGGGCTTCGACAGCGAGGATCTCGCGCGCGGAGCGTTTCGTGCCCACAAACAGCACATTGCCGCCGCGAGCCGCCACCTGGCGCACAAACTGGCTGGCTTCCAGGTATTTCTCGACTGTGCGCTCGAGGTTGACGATGTGAATTTTATTGCGTTGACCGAAAATGTATTCGGCCATTTTCGGGTTCCAGTAGCGGGTCTGGTGACCAAAGTGAACACCAGCTTCCAGCATTTCGCGCATGAGACTCATGTAGATTTCTCCAAAGGGTTGGGTCTTGTACAGGGCCAGCATCCGGGACTAACATTGAATGTGATTCAGTGGCGTCCGCAAACACCCATGGATGGCCCTGCACGCTATTTATAGCGAAGCCTATAATTCTACTATTCTTAATACATTTTCGGCAAGCTTCCTCATGATTCCTCTTATCACAGACCCTCAGGACCTCGATCAGATGCGTGCTGCCTGCCAGGCCGCCGCCAGCATTCTGGACTATCTGGAACCGCATGTGCGCCCCGGCATCACCACCGGGGAACTCGAGCGTCTGTGCATGGATTATCTGACCAACGAGCTGAAGGTCAAATCCGCCACGGTCGGCTATGCCCCTCCGGGCTACCCTCCCTACCCCGCCTCGATCTGCATTTCGGTCAATCATGTCATCTGCCATGGCATCCCCGGCAACAAGGTCCTGAAAAACGGCGATATCCTGAACATGGACATCACCATCATCAAGGATGGCTGGTTCGGCGATACCAGCCGCATGTATTACGTGGGCGAACCCACAATATTGGGCCGCCGCCTGGCCGAGACCACGTACGAATGCATGTGGCTGGGCATCGCCCAGGTGCGACCGGGGGCAACGCTGGGGGACATCGGCCACGCAATCCAGAAACATGCCGAAGCCGCTGGCTTTTCCGTGGTGCACGAATACTGCGGCCACGGCGTGGGTCAGCGTTTTCACCAAGACCCCCAGGTCCTGCATTATGGCAAACCCGGCACGGGGGTGCGCCTGCAGGCTGGCATGATCTTCACCATCGAGCCCATGATCAACGCCGGACGGCGCGAAATCCGTACCCTGGCGGACCAATGGACCGTGGTCACCCGCGACCACAGCCTGTCGGCCCAATGGGAGCACAGCATCCTGGTGACCGATGACGGCTACGAGGTTCTGACCGTCTCGCCCGGCATGCCGGCACCACCCGCCTTTATTCAGGCCTCAACGCCTGCATGACCTCTATGTCGCAGGACGGTGTTGCCGCCTTGCGCAGCCAGTTGCAGGCGCAGCGGGCCCAAGCAATCGCAGCCTATCGCCAGCATCTGCGCCCGGACACTCTCCTGAGCACCCTGCGGCGGATCGCCGATGGTGCCGTCCGTAGATTGCTATCCATCCACCCGGCTCCGGATGGGGCCTGCGTGGCGGCGGTCGGCGGCTATGGTCGCGGCGAACTCTACCCAGGGTCCGATCTGGATATCCTGATTCTGCTGGAGCACAGCCCGGATGCGCAAGACCGGGAACGCATCGAAGCGCTGCTGGCCGCCTTATGGGATATCGGCCTGGAACCTGGCCATAGCGTGCGCACACTGGCGCAATGTCGGCATGAATCCGCCGCCGACATCACCGTACAGACCGCCCTGCTGGAAGCCCGTTGGCTGGTGGGTGGCCGCGCCTTGTTTCAGCGCTTTCGCCAACAGATGCAGGCCGACCTGGACCCCTGCGAATTTTTTTTCTGGCCAAACGCACAGAAATGCAGCAGCGCCACGCCCGCCACCAGGACACCCCCTACGCGCTGGAACCCAACTGCAAGGAAGCCCCCGGCGGACTGCGCGACTTGCAGGTCCTGCTGTGGCTGGCCCGCGCCGCGGGCCTGGGCAGCACCTGGAAGGCTGTCGCCGCCACGGATTTGCTGACTCCGACCGAATTTCGCTCGCTGCGCCGCGCCGAACAAGCCTTCAGGCGCCTGCGCATCGAACTGCACCTGCTGTCGGGACGTCGCGAAGACCGGGTGCTATTCGATCTGCAGCCCCGTCTGGCACAGGTCTACGGCTTCAAGGACCAGACACACCGGCGCGCCAGCGAGCTGCTGATGCAACGCTACTACTGGGCGGCACGCGTCGTCTGCCAGGTCAACCGCCTGTTGATGCAAAGCCTGGAGGAACATATTTTCCCCCAGCCCCAAGCACCAGCCATCGATCTGGATGACGATTTTTATGCGCTGCGCGGGCATCTGACTCTGCGCCGCGCCGATGCCTTCG belongs to Castellaniella sp. and includes:
- the bamA gene encoding outer membrane protein assembly factor BamA, whose amino-acid sequence is MSSLRNSRLIKRAIPMVLAALLAPAMAAAFTPFVVQDIQVQGVERVDPGTIFTYLPVKVGQTFTEAEAATAIQKLYSTGFFSDVKIDARGNVLVVSVAERPTIAAITFNGMREFDAKALTKSLAQVGFGQGRVFDQAMLDRAVFELKQQYLAKGKYGVQVNPVITPLPRNRVGVSFDIFEGGVATIERIDFIGNKAFSAGTLEDQMELTTGGMMTWYTGTDKYSREKLEGDVERIRSYYLNNGYLEFSMEPPQVTISPDRKHIYLTFSLHEGEPYTLGQVDLAGDLLGLQDNLQPLLTIKEGETFSAEKTNAVAKSINDYLGSLGYAFANVNPSPSLDRDTHVAQLTFYVDPGRRVYVRRINVGGNTRTRDEVVRREMRQQEAAWYDSSSIQASKERIDRLGYFSELDVKTDPIPGSPDEVDVNINVKEKPTGMINLGVGYGTTDKLMLSAGISQDNAFGSGNSLALNINTSKTNRAAIISHTNPYWTQDGISKTTSIYYRRLTPYDVSDSGSLGWYSNESMGLGLNFGVPISEVDRVFAGFTLERNSLRDMVMGTNLDNNPAPLAYQNFVREYGETTNAGIFSIGWAKDTRDNAMAPHKGGYTRLAADISTLDLRYYKLSGQQQYFLPLGRAFTLALNGQVDWAKTYGGDSKPFPVIKNMYAGGIGSVRGYEGASLGPRDTLTDTFLGGSRRIVGNVQLYMPFPGASRDRTLRWFLFSDVGQVTTTDNSGCPQGQDNRVADPCGWKYSAGIGLSWESPLGPLQLSVARPLNSKEGDQKQMFQFQIGTGF
- a CDS encoding phosphatidate cytidylyltransferase, whose translation is MLRQRILTAIVLLLIVAAAVTASTPWPMLALLGIMTGCALWEWWRLVWANALARNAGAVLVVCVLGVASRLLVDGQPGLMTLSNTLILPLALLFWLLAAPFMVLRAQVPAHCPTIGLALAGLVTLVATWYALAWLFVQHGAAALISLWALIWCADIAAYFVGRSLGRHKLAPKVSPGKSWEGAVGGVIFATLWLLACAAWWPDSYGALLLPRLGWSGLIVVGLVLAAWSIIGDLFESLLKRRAGVKDSSQLLPGHGGVYDRIDAVLPVAPAAVLLLIFG
- the pyrH gene encoding UMP kinase, translated to MSNPAYKRVLLKLSGEALMGGDAYGINRATILRMTEEIHGIVSLGVQLAVVIGGGNIFRGVAPGAQGMDRATADYMGMLATVMNALALQDALKNHGVDTRVQSALNIDQVVERYIRPKALRYLEEGKVVVFAAGTGNPFFTTDTAAALRGAEIGAEIVLKATKVDGIYSADPNKDPNATRYSRISFDEAIVRRLEVMDATAFALCRDQKLPIKVFSINKPGALRRVVCGDDEGTLVQV
- the uppS gene encoding polyprenyl diphosphate synthase — its product is MVQTSSTLSIPQTGQVPCHVAIIMDGNGRWATKRHLPRTAGHVRGVQAVRRAVEACGHRGVRYLTLFAFSSENWRRPAHEVSVLMRLFIRTLEKEVDKLIAQGVCLRIVGDLSAFDAKLQDLIREAERKTAGQTTLTLTIAANYGGRWDILQAAQALLRDHPELSAHPEHLDEAALTSRLAMAYAPEPDLFIRTGGEQRISNFLIWQLAYAELYFTDCFWPDFGAVEIDQAFAWYRDRERRFGRTSEQLRSPA
- a CDS encoding OmpH family outer membrane protein, whose protein sequence is MALSGLNVSTLAQRAVSGHRALAVAAAIGLGTLFVAPVYAQATKIGFVSTERILRDSKPAKAAQAKIEAEFKKRDQDLQKLADSLRNQAQKLDKDAPVLSESERIKRQRQLQDMDSDLQRKRREFQEDFNRRRNEEFSTIVEKADTAIKKIAEDQNYDLIIQDAVTVSPRVDITDQVIKSLGG
- the tsf gene encoding translation elongation factor Ts → MAQITAAMVKELREKTDAPMMECKKALTESDGDLARAEELLRVKLGSKASKAASRVTAEGLVGLHIAADGKLGALVEVNCETDFVAKNDDFIGFVNELARLVAEQNPADIAALSACALGDGTVESTRAALVGKIGENMSVRRFQRFETVDGLNSYVHGGRIGVLVDFAGADEVGKDLAMHIAATKPRALDAGGVDPALIAAERSVAEQKAEESGKPAEIVTKMVDGAVQKFLKEVTLLSQPFVKNDKQSVEQMLKEKSARINRYVLFVVGEGIEKKSEDFAAEVAAAASGS
- the frr gene encoding ribosome recycling factor is translated as MSLSDVRSSTDERMGKSIESLKTSLGKIRTGRAHAGILDHVQVEYYGSPVPISQVANVSVMDARTLSVQVWEKTMAAAVDKAIRESDLGLNPIAMGDNIRVPMPALTEERRRDLTKVVRGEGEDTKVAVRNLRRDANDTLKKLLKDKEISEDDDRRAQDEIQKLTDRYVADIDKIIAQKEAEIMTV
- the rseP gene encoding RIP metalloprotease RseP — its product is MLLTLTAFIVALGLLVTFHEFGHYWVARRCGVRVLRFSVGFGPVLLRRQDRHGTEWALSAIPLGGYVKMLDDAPAGADEAMRRAAFNNQPLSRRVAVVAAGPIANLLLAALIYTVLNLWGTQQPLAILGAPAANTPAALAGIQAGDTLAAVDGQAVASWPQARWQLLGPITAGGQVDLALVGPRQDTRHLTLNLRSQLPDSEGIDPLAEAGLILQSAQPQVGELTPGGAAQAAGLQPDDIILAVDGQPQASVQDLVQTIQQHPEQPLILSVQRQSARFDLTITPAVVLEANQPIGRIGAQIMAYRPMVLVRLGPLDSLWTGLSNTLDMSLFSVRMMGQMIMGAVSWRNISGPVTIAEYAGQTARIGLEAYLRFLALISISIGVLNLLPIPMLDGGHLLFYLIEALRGGRPVPEHVRDHATRLGMSLVLALMFLALFNDFSRLFR
- the ispC gene encoding 1-deoxy-D-xylulose-5-phosphate reductoisomerase, which encodes MSAVQHLCILGSTGSIGVSTLDVVARHPERLKVHALTAHSRIETLAAQAVRHAARVVVVPDDAARQRFLAAWPAGRPVPEIRVGAQALADTAADPDVTAVMAAIVGAAGLPGALAAARAGKRVLLANKEALVAAGGLFMQAVRNHGAELLPIDSEHNAIFQCLPQSAERAHAPTQPAPGVRRLLLTASGGPFRRTALDQLEHVTPDQACAHPNWRMGRKISVDSATMLNKGLEVIEAHWLFAMPMERIQVVIHPQSVVHSMVEYTDGSILAQLGQPDMRTPIAYGLAYPDRIDSGVGLLELTRLGHLDFETPDLQRFPCLGLSLDALKQGQGACIALNAANEIAVAGFLQGKIRYTQIPEIIAHCLNESARLDSSIPSSLDEVLYLDARTRRTAAGYCQFA